The region tgtgtgtgtgtgtgtgtgtgtgtgtgtgtgtgtgtgtgtgtgtgtgtgtgtgtgtgtgtgtgtgcatgcactgGACACTTCATTGGGTATACCTGCTGAATATGAGATCCACTTCACAGTTATATTAAAGTTAGTTCTATGAAATTGTTGCCTTTACGCCTGGACAAGTATTAATGTAGCCTTTTACAGGAAACAGCCATATTGGACAATTTCTATTAAATTGTACCCCACGCACTTCATTATAAGACGACCAATAAGAACCATGTGATGTCTCTCAACCAATTAGCAGTGTTTATACTGTTGAGGAAAAGTTATGATTAGATTTGGCAAAGGAAATATATGATTAAGAAGATAAAAGGATTAAAAATAAATGGGAGAACGGTTTTGTTATGTACTAAAATAATTATGTGCagtaattgaaaaaataatacatttgtaaaataccaaatatttaataaataatattttttgtttgacaAAAGAAAGTTACCTACAGTTACATttaaattgtccatttttttccaaatagatcCTTATTTGAGGGGGGCGGGGAAATTAaatggtaaaataaaataaaaaaatcctaaTTCTTTACGGATTGTTTGAGAAAAGTAAATGATTTGCAATGACATGATATCATAAGATGATGTCATTTATGATAAAGAAATAAGGATTAAAAAGATGTAGTAGCTAGGTTGTGTTATgtactaaaacaattatttactgtaaaatgttgattTTCCAAGTTATTTAATTTGATtaaaacaaaaatgcaaaatacaaacaaatcattaagtatttaaaacaaaacaattaaaagaTAGAACACTTACCTACAGTTACATAAAACAATTCCATATATCTGTTTattaaaattcatttaaaaaaattactattTTAGGTTTTTTTGCAATAGttacatttattaattttttaccttttttggatctaattcaaatgttaaaattaattaatttccaatcaaaaaactatttttattttattttatatgggttgtttaagaaaaaaaattgcaatgGTTAAATCTataattttttagtttttttaaatctaaaattgTTTATATTCTAACACTAAAAAATACTTCCTATGATTACATTTTAATTATCTAATTAACTATTAActatttcaatatatatatatatatatataaattattctgCTGGTTGTGTTTGACCACAGTGGATCATAATGGGAGATGTTTCTCATTTTTTCAACTTTATTAAACGCCATGAGGCGCCTTTCTGACAGCTTCACTTCAATATTAGTATGGTTATAGTAATAAAGGTGCGTTGTGTTCAGATTGTGTATCGAATGAAGTGTGCAGTGTTTGTCTTCTTTTACAACATCACTTTTGAAGTCAAGATGTGCAGGTGTTTATTAGATATAGCGTTGTTTATGTTTATGGATGGCGTGTATGTTGACATGTACGTTATGTATTGTACAACAATATTGGTGTCGTGCTCCAGTTGTCTAACGGGTGTCCACTCTCtccacatgtgtttttttttttcctcccccgCTCCTCATGATGTCACCGCTGCTTCTCCTCCTTCACCTCATCTTCACCttgctcctcttcctcctgctcctcttcctcctgctccCCACGCTCACTGCTGCCACTCAAGCCTCCTAAAAAACGACTGGATTATAATCCAGACATCTCGGCTCGCCAGCGCATTGAGGTAAACCCACTCCCACCATGAGAAGCCATATTTGATTCAAGCAGTTTTGTTTGTAAGCAATTATTTTGGGGGGTTACAAATCTAATGgttttgtttgcaaatatatgtattgtttatttattattttttgtaacaaatccattatttttgtttgtaaatctGTTTTTTGTTACAAATCCATTATTTTATTTGCAATATTTTATTGGGTTAAATAACACAtctattatttttgtttgtaaatttGTTGGGTGTTATAAATCCATATTttaatttttggggaaatattttttcttgcaaatatatattttttgggtcgcaaatgttgtttttgttatttgggGGGTGGGGTATAAATTGtctttttggttgcaaatcttttatttgtttgcaaatattttttgggcTGCAATTCTTGTTTGGTTGCATAAAACATTTCTCTCCATAGTGTTGTACCactaaaaagtgcagttacacAACTTTGCATCTCTCAAACTACTTCCTGAACCTCTTCATTTGAGGGAATTGACTTTTGagacagtgccctctgctggattCATTCATGGTGTCACTTGCAGATATTGCCAtcaaaccacttttttttttcatttttagttatattataataataaaaataataataatgggattttaaaaaataataactatCGTGTTTGgcggactaaaaggcgcacttaaaatcatttttttccctcaaagcttgacagtgcgccttataacccggtgcgcttaatgtaagaagtaagtttggttgagcttacccacctcgaagcaattttatttggtacatggtgtaatgaaaagtgtgaccagtcaaacataagagatatgtgtaggctgcaccgtttgatgtgcttcaacatacgagtattattatggtgtgtgtataaggtaagacatattaccggtatctggcgttttatttcgcaatataatgcaaaagcaacttttcttaccttctggtacctgctgatctgtatttgggatctgcaaattgcgcgcctccgcctttgtagtcgataagcttcttctttttctctatcttcttgttatgggacatccatcctccgctgttgatatttctaatataaagtagtgtaaagttcttgcttatatctgtcagtaaactcgccatgaaagcgctaaaacataccggtgtagtgagtttacattatccacccaaggaactttggctattagagagttccggtcggacggtttttcatgggacacatttccggccttgttgttgatgctgctccgttattgatttaagtaaagtctgaatgtcatgaagacagttagctccatcttttgacacttcttccgctcctgtccttgcacgctacaccgctacaacaaagatgatggggcgAAGACGctaccgaaggtgagccacgtaaaataagaccggccacaaaacggcgcatacgGAAGCGActttcagaaagcagcttgaagatgatctgtaaaacataatctatgcaacattttgaccaaagaaccaccattaaatgttatgtagaccacaaggaagtgttttacatctagaaaaaaataataataatatgactcctttaatgcaccctataatccggtgcaccttatacactatatgaaaaaagataaaagaaatagaccattcatcggcggtgcgccttataattcggtgcgccccaTGGTACGGAAAATAAGGTAATTggggaaaaaatataaatataaaaaaatatatatataaaaatagaaaACAATAAGTAAATACAAAATGATACTTAAAAAAGACTTTCTGGTTAAGTTAGCATTAATCAAAGAAATGTGTGAATATGTTttgtttaatgtattttattagttGTGTTGAGTTTGTTTTGATGTCATCTATGAATCCATTCCAGTGGCCCAGGCCATGTTTGTCAGCTAACATTTGCCCCAGCAGCTGAGCTCCTCTGCTCATTCACCTTTGCCTCCATTCTCCCAAGCAGCCCCAGAGAGCGAGAGCAGGATTTGTTTTTAGGACCTCGTCCTGCTCAGGTGCGCCACGTGGAACCATCCCTCGCGTCACATGCGGGAGGGGAGCATTTTAAACGTGGCACAGCGAGAGGCGCATGCAGCCGGGCTGCGACGTGACGCCGACCGCCGCTCCCTCTCCTCCTCCCTTTTGTTcacttctcttctttttgtcttcCGCTGTCTTCCAGGCGTCGCTGCTCCTCGCCCCCGCCGACAAGCCCCCCGAGAGACCTGCGAGGTAACCCCTCTTGTTTCTTTTATTTTGCATCCCTCGCCCCTCCCCCACAGTGTCAACATCACTGGTCCACGCTGTGATGGAGCGCAGCTTCCTACTCTCTGCTGTTTGCCTTGTTTTTGCTCTGCTTTTTCCTCATTTTCACTCATTATTTAGGTTAGTGTCGGCCTTTATTGGCTTGTACATCTCCCTTTCTGACTCACTGAGCCGGAATAAATGAAAACATTGATTGTACCCTTCACCTCTTATCCTTGCCTCAGCAAACTCCCCCTCCTCCTTCCACCCTTCTCTTGTCCTTCTTCCATTCACCGCCGCCCCGCTTATTCACTGCCACTTTCCTTGGTGTGCAGAAATAGCACGTGAAGAATAGGCCGACACTGCGTCCTCAATTGGAAGCTTATGGTGATTTCTTCAATAAGTACAAAAAAGATCATGCTCATTTGTCGTTGCAATGTAAGaatattaacatttaataatAGCTGTATTATATCTCCTACAAAGGAGCAATTAAAATCTACACAAACAGCACAATCTAAACATGAACATGCCTTttggataagaaatattgtatggaAAAACAatctaatgtaccgtatttttcagagtataagtcgctccggagtataagtcgcaccggccgaaaatgcataataaagaaggaaaaaaacatatataagttgcatttttgggggaaatttatttgataaaatccaacaccaagaatagatatttgaaaggcaatttaaaataaataaagaatagtgaacaggctgaataagtgtacgttatatgaggcataaataaccaactgagaacgtgcctggtatgttaacgtaacatattatggtaagagtcattcaaataactataacatatagaacatgctatacgtttaccaaacaatctgtcactcctaatcgctaaattccatgaaatcttatacgtctagtctcttacgtgaatgagctaaataatattatttgatattttacggtaatatgttaataatttcacacataaattgctcccgagtataagtcgcacccccggccaaattaggaaaaaaactgcgacttatagtccgaaaaatacggtatgtgaaagtttgactgctACCTTGTTTGctttttaaagttttgtaatcaatcagaaatatcaagcagctaaaatgcgccaagcaTGGATAAATGTtgagagagtgttttacattttttcccatcatgcactctaatggatttaaaaTGATGTAGTTTTGACATGTTTTatggtgtttggacgtttttcatAATTCACAATGTTCAATGAGCATGTTGTGTTATTTGTGGCCATGTGTGTtgtctttttgtgttggttgaattttttttgttttgtttttgtgtaccatgactaggaaaggttttttggattgtgtcatataactAGATGCTGTGCTTTCATTTCAAAAtactttcaagggtcattgatctgacttactcacattgtccacaagttgGCAGCAACTATGTAGCATTCGGAGACCGcctggtatccatccatccatccatcttcttccgcttatccgaggtcgggtcgcgggggcagcagcctaagcagggaagcccagacttccctctccccagccacttcgtccagctcctcccgggggatcctgaggcgttcccaggccagccgggagacatagtcttcccaacgtgtcctgggtcttccccgtggcctcctaccggtcggacgtgccctaaacacctcccgagggaggcgatcgggtggcatcctgaccagatgcccgaaccacctcatctggctcctctcgatgtggaggagcagcggctttactttgagcgccccctggatgacagagcttctcaccctatctctaagggagagccctgccacccggcggaggaaactcatttcggccgcttgtacccgtgatcttgtcctttcagtcataacccaaagctcatgaccataggtgaggatgggaacgtagatctaccggtaaattgagagctttgccttccggctcagctccttcttcaccacaacggatcgatacagcgtccgcattactgaagatgccgcaccgatccgcctatcgatctcacgatacactcttccctcactcgtgaacaagactccgaggtatatAAGACTGCTTTGAAAGCAAAGCAAACATCAATTTGCAATACTTCCTGAGTCAACTTGGACCTGGGCTCGAATCCGGTGTAATTGCCTTACAAGACCAGCACTAACGCAGCATGCCACAAGGGACAATGAGCATTTTAGCTACTGCTATCCTgcgtaattaataaaataaatattaatataccaggaggttgcctacagccacagctggcaATTCCAAAGTGTTTTGACCCATGCTAATTTGAGACCCTGCTGGTTATTAACATTTGTAGGCCACACACCTGACAACTTTAATAGATTCTGTTGAACAGAGATGTTAATTTGGGCCTTTAGGAAACATTGATGAATATGTTAGGTTCGCTCTTTGTAGCGATACTTGTGACCCCAAAATGCAGGAGCCAgcaggcagcgtgcaggtgaaGAGTATTTCATGTCAAAAGGACAAAACAAATATGGAGTGCGGCGAATTGTACAGAAAAGCACAGGGAAAACCTGTGCATGAAAAAATAGAGCCTCGGGGAGCGCTCACAACAATGAGTGAAGCAAAACAAGAATCTCAAATTACTCCTGAGCGTGTTCGTGACGCCAACAGTGATCCCACAACCAACTAACCCGTGACTCTGGCTTTTAAAGCCCTCTGGTAATCGTAGCAGCAGGTGAAAAACAATCATTAATCACCCACAAATGAAGAGGACAGTGCTTAGAAGCAGTGGTGAAGTTGCTGCAGGTGAACACATACCAAACAAgaagtggaaacaaaataagaacgcaaaacaggaagtgaacccagAAGCACCGGACAATCACCCAAAAAACTAAACGGGACAAAAAAGGGAATGGCCTAGCATAACAAGTCATAACAATCAATTCTTGGCCCTCTTTTCTTtgtgctttaccttctcccccttggttctgttTTCAGGAAGCATGGTATTGCATTTAATTTTAATGCAGATGACTGACAGATCcactttcccatggcacaaaataacacggtccaACGTCTCATTGACTGCCTGCACAACATCAAAGCCTGGCTTTCAGTTAACCTCCTGAgcctaaataaaaacaaaacagaagttatgttgttcggtccaagtcgctcccccaacgttgacctcggcactctgtccCCGTATCTCAacaactgtgtcacaaacctaGGGGTAAAGTTCAACTCAGATTTGAaagttcgaaaaacaaatcagcagcgtcgtacaaaaaagcttttatcaactacgccaaatagcgaaagtgaaaccgtttctgtcttgagaaattaatccacgcctttatttcgactcgtcttgactactgcagaGCCCTGTACGTAGGCAtaagccaggcctccctcgcccgcctgcagctcgtgcagaactctgctgctcgtctgctaacacagacccgcaggtgtgagcacatcacccctatactagcgtcccttcactggctccctggagAGCTACCGAATCAACTTTAAACTCCTACTATTTGTTttcaaatgtctaaacaacctcgctccaacatatctctccgacctccttcagccttactgccccccgACCCCTAAGATCagtcgatcagctgctgttgacggtccctgacacaaggctgaagcttagaggtgacagagctttcgccgttgctgctcccaagctctggaacgacttaCCTTTGAGTTctagacaggcctcctctcttcctgtttttaaattgcTCTTAAAAACACACTCCATCCTGCTATGGCATCCCAtaatgcacctgctgtgaacctgtttctatgtttatttatttatttatttattttttaatcgtgctctgtttgtgttgtgttgtgtttgctcgtttttcttgggttatcttttaacctgcctattgtacagcactttggctacccctgtggtcaattttatatgtgctttataaataaagttgatttgatttgatttgaacaaCGTATTTGTCATCTTTTAGTGCTGCCAGCGACTACAGGAAGAGAAGGAAGTCCGAGCCGACGAACTCCCAAGCAAACGCTCCGTCCTCACAGAGCCGAGTCGTGACGTCGCCCAAAACGCCAGACGCCAACAGACCCAGCAGCACCCTGAAGAAACCTGTCATTCGTTCTTCGCCATCCTCGCCCTCCAGAGCCAaaggtagacacacacacacacaccacacacacacacacactggtctcCACCTTTGTTTTCTCTCTTGTTCCCCTCAGACTGTCATACTGGTGCTCTTTATCTGCTTCAAAGGAGTGTTTTGTGATTCCTCCTTCCTCTTTCATGCTAGCTACTACTGCTTAACACCCTTTCctgcttcttcttctcttccCACCACGCTGCTCTCTTTGGGACGTCTTTAAAAAGGTGGGGCCGCATGCGTCATGTATTCAAACACTTTGACATCTCCGGGTCATTGCCAGAACTCCTCtctgccccccctcctcccctctGATCCCGCGGGCCCGGAAGGCAGCCCCTCCTCCGGACAGTTTATCTCCTGGCAGTCGAGGCACCGGGATGCGGAGGAGGCGCTGCCTCCCGCTGGCAAGCTCAGGTCTCGCAGCTGCGACGACCTGCTGAACGACGACGGGCCGAGCAGGCGGCGCGCCTGCCGCTCGGAAAGTGCCGGGTCGTTGCTGTGCGATGGTAACAACTCGGATTCGAACGGGTCCGCCTCTGTCGGCTCAGCGCCTCGACTCCACAGGCGCCTCCCACGCGACTCTCCTGACTTTTTGAAGCTATACCGCAAGATGCATCACATCGACAGAGCCCATCTGATCCCGTCTGAGGTCATCCGCTCGGTGCGTGCACGAATCCTGGAGCTGGAGCAGCAGCCTCACCTGCATCTGCACCGCCTCTCTCCTTGGTCGCCCTCCGGCGGCAAAGAGGTGCCCCACGATACGGTGCCGAACCGCATTTCCGAATACGAGCGCCTTATCCAGAAGTCCAAATCGATGCCCAACTTGGGGGACAGCGAGATGCCGTCAGGCACTACGACTCCGGGTGGTTCGTCGTCTCGAGCTAGCAGTGGTGGCGGCGGCACCCCTAATTTCCCAAAGCGGCGTTTCTCCATAGAGTCCCTGCTGGAGGAAGACGACAACGGCAACAGACCAGTACCTCACGCCGTGGATCACTCACAAAAGCCTCGAATCCCCCCTGAGGGACAACCTCGTGTTGGCCCGGAGCCCAACCGTCTGCGCTCTTATCTGGCTCCTCCTGTCCCTCGAGCCCCGCAAGCCAACCCCGACTACTCTGACAGCGAGCAGGACGCCATCGCCTCAGACCTCAGTGACTTCATTCAGGTGGAGGGGTCCTCGTTTTGCAGCGAGAGTGACTTTGACCACTGCTCACTCACCTCCTCGGAGAGCCTGTATGGCTCCAACACGCACCACCGCCGACACCATCATCACCACCAAAGTGTTGGCCAGAACCAGGGCTACCAACATCGACACCTCATCAGCTCCTGCAAAGGCCGCTGCCCCGCCTCCTACACCCGCTTCACCACCATGCTCCGccacgagagagagagagcacgCCAGGACTGCCAGAGACCTTTGCCGCAGAGTCGCGGCAGCCGCTCCCAAGTCCAAAGCCAATCCCAGCAGTCGATGTCCAAACTGGCCTTCTTGGTCAGCCCAGTGCCTTTCCACAAGAAAAAGGGCTCGCCGCCAAGCTGCAGGAGAAGCAACAGCAGCGGTGGCGGCGGAGGTCGGGGTAGCAGACCCAAGTCCAAACAGGCCATCTACGAAGCGCTAGACGCCGCCCTGAGAGACATCTACGAGCACATCCAGGCCGAGAGAGGCCACAGAGGCTCCAGGCCGCCCGACGACAGCATCCTGAGGAGAATACTTTCCGAACTGCTGCCAAGCGTACCGGAACGGAGCTCCTCGTTGCCGGGGAGAAGGGGTTGTTGGCACGAGGGGCGCTCACCTGCCACGGCGTACGCAGACGAGAGCCTGACGGGGTACGCCTCGTACAGGGGCGATCCGCCCACGCCGCAGTTGCAGTCGCCACGGATGCAGTCGCCAGTCAGTGCCTGTTACGCACGCCACCTGGACGTCACCAACTGTAACGATTACGGGGAGGAGCGCGGCAATGGGAATGGTCTCTGTTACTCAGGTGGAGATGACACATCAGCACGCCTTCTTTATGATATCATCTTTTCTTTACATCTGCATACGTTTACCTTGAATTTAATGTGGTCTTTGTCTGCTTCACCCACGTTGTCACGATTAGGAATGGGTACCAAATGTCATACGTTTTATAAATACCTACCAAATTCCATTAATGCTACAGAATACCAATtcccgtaaaatcaaacggtaccgATTTTCCATAACTTTGTGTCGCATGTCGCCACGTCCGGTAGcacggctcaagcacttggcgggcaaaccGGCGTATTCGTAGCGGACTGCCTCTagttaatgttgcaattttccatgcaacAAAACCAGCATGTCTGAAAGAAAGGCTCCACTTCTCAAGTTAGCTCCATGCTAAGTTACATTGAATATgctatatacatgctactgattagcattagcgattttacatggcgatattAACACCTccgaatttggtaatgaaaagttcaacaaagatgcacgttacaatcaaacaattGGTGTGCAATAAATAGTGATGGGTACCGaattgtgtacttttataggcaTCGACCGAATTAAATCTGTACTATCGAGTATCGAtttacgtaaaatcaaacggtgcaatATTTTGACATCTTTATTGAATGTGACGCCACGTCCGGTTTCAGACTAAACACCGGCTCATGTaaacaatcatcaatcaatgttacaattttcaacaccaacaaagcaagtatgcttggtagaaaacgCTCAAACTTAAAGTAGGGCTCTGCTCTCCCATAATGCGCGAGTTTGATGCCAATTCAAATTGGATTTGCCATAAACAGGCTACTATttgacatggcgatttcaacacctccaaat is a window of Nerophis lumbriciformis linkage group LG25, RoL_Nlum_v2.1, whole genome shotgun sequence DNA encoding:
- the LOC133621762 gene encoding sorbin and SH3 domain-containing protein 2-like isoform X7, whose product is MNTDSGGCARKSVALSLTLSPMKRVQSSPNLASGSDPHSSDFNSWRSCSATDGLKNGDAISSSLAAKGFRSVRPNLQDKKGQFLSHAMNGGTGHAQRPLSPPSYPPPPASLRTGLLRPSRSSEGSESFTRESVVSGLTNVSHTVPLARFSEEEKKVSVIKAPHYEGIGPVDESGIPIAIRTTVDRPKDWYKTMFKQIHKVHKADDDYSDTYSATYAVINNDDYSVPPSATTSHPAPRTHTYRPLSKSLSDNGGHLSARDPSPSPVPPPPPPPMPSLLQLRARDSDRDTPDMNEWGPPDRRVDTRKYRAEPRSIFEYEPGKSSILEQDRPTYDDIDLENEPWYKFFSELEFGRPPPKKRLDYNPDISARQRIEASLLLAPADKPPERPASAASDYRKRRKSEPTNSQANAPSSQSRVVTSPKTPDANRPSSTLKKPVIRSSPSSPSRAKGGAACVMYSNTLTSPGHCQNSSLPPLLPSDPAGPEGSPSSGQFISWQSRHRDAEEALPPAGKLRSRSCDDLLNDDGPSRRRACRSESAGSLLCDGNNSDSNGSASVGSAPRLHRRLPRDSPDFLKLYRKMHHIDRAHLIPSEVIRSVRARILELEQQPHLHLHRLSPWSPSGGKEVPHDTVPNRISEYERLIQKSKSMPNLGDSEMPSGTTTPGGSSSRASSGGGGTPNFPKRRFSIESLLEEDDNGNRPVPHAVDHSQKPRIPPEGQPRVGPEPNRLRSYLAPPVPRAPQANPDYSDSEQDAIASDLSDFIQVEGSSFCSESDFDHCSLTSSESLYGSNTHHRRHHHHHQSVGQNQGYQHRHLISSCKGRCPASYTRFTTMLRHERERARQDCQRPLPQSRGSRSQVQSQSQQSMSKLAFLVSPVPFHKKKGSPPSCRRSNSSGGGGGRGSRPKSKQAIYEALDAALRDIYEHIQAERGHRGSRPPDDSILRRILSELLPSVPERSSSLPGRRGCWHEGRSPATAYADESLTGYASYRGDPPTPQLQSPRMQSPVSACYARHLDVTNCNDYGEERGNGNGLCYSDQDVPRSYSAVEGRHTPQSRRATPDREVSHKQMTQLILFSLLHQKQPARAIYDFKAQTAKELTFKKGDAVNIIRQIDNNWYEGEHRGRVGILPISYVERMASSEKQQQPSRPPPPAHVREIGEAVARYNFNADTNVELSLRKGERIIVLRQVDQNWYEGKIPDTSKQGIFPVAYVDLIKRSPSKSPAHHLDRHGYSRTPSSTPVKRLVQDALHGGGDPFQVVYNYVPRNEDELELREGDIVDVMEKCDDGWFVGTSRRSKLFGTFPGNYVKHLP